In Bacillus thuringiensis, the DNA window CATATTTTAGAAGCAATGAAAGAGTTTGAAATAAAACGATATATTTTAATTTCTGGTGGTTCTGTAAATGTCGCAGGGGATCAGAAGGGAATTGTGAATAAAATAGGGGCCCATTTGTTTAAAGTATTTTTACCAAAAATGATGCAAGATAAATATAAAGAATTACAAATTATCCAAAGTAGTGATGTAGATTGGACAATTGTTAGATTACCATTTGTTTTAGAGGGGGATGGTATTGGAGATATAAAAGAGAGTTTAGTAGATATGCCAGGAATCAAAATTCAAAATAGTGATATTGCACCATTTGTTATAAAACAAATTAGTAGTGAGAGATATGTAGGGAAGTGTCCGTTCATCTCAAATTAAGTGGTAGAATTGAAAATTAAAGAATGATGGGTAGAGTGGAATTCGTACATTTTATTATGTATTTGAATGCTAAGTTTAACACGAGTATGTGGGGGATAATTTTATATGATTCAATACAAAAGGTGCAGTGAAGTAAGTATAGATTTAGTGTATGAAGCTTTTAAAGATGGATTTTCAGATTACATTATTAAAATGGAAGTTTCAAAAGAAAAATTTATACAAAGATTTTTAGGACCAGAAGGTAACTCACTAGAGCACTCTTTTCTTGCTCTAGACGGTAACAAATCTGTTGGTGTAATACTTGGTGGGATAAAGGATTATGAAAACATAAAAACAATGCGCTGCGGAACATTAGCGATTCATCCTAATTACCGTGGAATTGGTGTGAGTCAAAAGTTATTTGAACTACATAAAGAAGAGGCGCTTCAAAATAAGTGTAAGCAACTTTTCCTTGAAGTCATTGTAGGCAATGACCGAGCGATTCATTTTTATACGAAATTAGGCTATGAAAAAGTGTACGATCTATCTTATTATAATTTAAAAGATTTGACTAAAATAATAACTAAAGACTGTAAGGGAATTGAAGTAAAACAATTAGATTTCCCATCTTTTAAAGTTGAAATTCAGAAATGGTTACATTTCCATATAAATTGGCAAAATGATATGGATTATATCGAAAAAACAAATAATACATTTTACGGCGCATATGTCGATAATGATTTAAAAGGTTCTATATGTATGAATGAACAAGGTAAAATTAGTTTTCTTTTCATAGACAAAGACTATAGAAATCGTAATATTGGATCAAAATTATTACAAGTAGCAAGAGAAAAGTTAAATGTATCAAGTTTAACAATTGGGTTTCCAAACAACAATTTACTAGAAGGATTTTTAAAGAAAACTGGATTTGAAAAGAATTCATTAGCACAATATGAAATGTATGTATTGTTATAAAAGCGGAAGGAATTATTCTTTCGCTTTTTATTTTTGTACTATATTGATATTTTACTTTGTATAATATTCTTTTTTTATGTAGAATAGATAGGATGGGAGGGGATGAAATGAATAATGGATTAAAGTTTAAGATTTTTGAATTACATTGTTTCGTTCAAAAAACTTATTCTGATATTAAAATAGCATGTGATATTGCTATTTATCAAGAAAACACTTCTAAATATTTAATTTCATTAGGGTTTTTAAATAAATCATATATGACCTATATAGAAGCAAAAAGATATTATCGTGAAAATGAAGAACTTGTAAGTGTAGAATTTGATAATTTCTTTGATACATATGATAAATTAGAACAGGAATTAAAACT includes these proteins:
- a CDS encoding SDR family oxidoreductase — protein: MESTNKIAILGANGKAGKFLVNKALEKGYQVKILTRNSNNMTITNENLEIIIGDARDFSSICKLVKGCRAVINAVGQPKSESYIFSTVTKHILEAMKEFEIKRYILISGGSVNVAGDQKGIVNKIGAHLFKVFLPKMMQDKYKELQIIQSSDVDWTIVRLPFVLEGDGIGDIKESLVDMPGIKIQNSDIAPFVIKQISSERYVGKCPFISN
- a CDS encoding GNAT family N-acetyltransferase, producing MIQYKRCSEVSIDLVYEAFKDGFSDYIIKMEVSKEKFIQRFLGPEGNSLEHSFLALDGNKSVGVILGGIKDYENIKTMRCGTLAIHPNYRGIGVSQKLFELHKEEALQNKCKQLFLEVIVGNDRAIHFYTKLGYEKVYDLSYYNLKDLTKIITKDCKGIEVKQLDFPSFKVEIQKWLHFHINWQNDMDYIEKTNNTFYGAYVDNDLKGSICMNEQGKISFLFIDKDYRNRNIGSKLLQVAREKLNVSSLTIGFPNNNLLEGFLKKTGFEKNSLAQYEMYVLL